The following are from one region of the Bacillus methanolicus MGA3 genome:
- a CDS encoding spore germination protein, with protein MKKWFKNNRNKEEFDKKDGQKVLLKSYDYKKTFYYNQKNNIRFSLTFVSTLIDQNVLHQTVLPHLQENEFTSLDDIKKIIPISDMEISDDPSIIEQKLFNGYVMLTIEPDEKRFAFISTPKLLVRNLAQPEVEFSVIGPKEAFVESIDQNLNLIRKRVPVKELVIESLSVGNISKTKIAILHIDGITDPQNVNTVRQRIQEIEYDQITDSSYIVQLIADNVHSPFPQMLDTERPDRIAAILAEGKVAVVVDGSPHVLIAPTTIVEFFNAFEDYNLLWHSASFFRMLRLFSVAFSILVTPVYVAALTYHYELIPKDLLTTLISSRRVVPLPPILEALLLELVIELLREAGARLPTKVGQTIGIVGGIVIGTASVEAGLTSNILLIMVALSALASFTTPVYKIGVSIRLLRFPFLFFAELWGLVGIVFCFCILLTHLIRLDSLGRPFLEPLYPPRVADLKDALIRLPFDKQRMRPEYLRTEQPIRFGKKKAKVKKDIDE; from the coding sequence ATGAAAAAATGGTTTAAAAACAATCGCAACAAAGAAGAATTCGATAAAAAAGATGGGCAAAAAGTACTCTTAAAATCTTATGATTATAAAAAAACTTTTTACTACAATCAAAAAAACAACATTCGCTTTTCTTTAACGTTCGTGTCTACATTAATTGATCAAAACGTTCTTCACCAGACTGTTCTCCCGCATCTACAGGAGAATGAATTCACGTCTCTGGATGATATTAAAAAAATCATTCCCATTTCAGATATGGAAATTTCGGACGATCCGTCAATCATCGAACAAAAGCTTTTTAACGGCTATGTTATGTTAACGATTGAACCGGACGAAAAGCGTTTTGCCTTTATCAGCACTCCAAAACTGCTCGTCCGCAATCTTGCACAACCCGAGGTTGAGTTTAGTGTCATCGGCCCAAAGGAAGCATTTGTTGAATCCATTGACCAAAACCTTAATTTAATTCGCAAAAGAGTACCTGTAAAAGAACTTGTGATTGAGTCTCTTTCCGTCGGCAACATTTCAAAAACGAAAATCGCAATCCTTCATATCGATGGAATAACAGACCCGCAAAACGTAAATACGGTTAGACAGCGCATTCAGGAAATCGAATATGACCAGATTACAGACAGTTCTTATATTGTTCAGCTTATTGCGGACAACGTGCATTCTCCCTTTCCGCAAATGCTTGATACGGAACGGCCGGACCGGATTGCAGCAATTCTGGCTGAAGGGAAAGTTGCCGTAGTCGTTGATGGATCCCCGCATGTATTAATTGCACCAACGACAATTGTTGAATTTTTCAATGCATTTGAAGATTACAATCTTCTCTGGCATTCTGCATCTTTTTTCCGAATGCTGCGCTTGTTTTCAGTTGCCTTTTCCATATTAGTAACACCTGTCTATGTAGCAGCGTTAACATATCACTATGAGTTAATTCCAAAGGATCTATTAACTACGTTAATTAGCTCGAGAAGGGTGGTTCCCCTCCCTCCAATTTTAGAAGCACTGTTATTGGAATTAGTTATTGAACTCCTGCGAGAAGCAGGAGCCCGGCTCCCGACAAAAGTCGGCCAGACAATCGGCATCGTAGGCGGAATCGTAATTGGAACGGCGTCTGTTGAAGCAGGTCTTACAAGTAATATTCTTTTAATTATGGTGGCCCTATCTGCCCTTGCTTCTTTCACTACTCCGGTTTACAAAATAGGCGTTTCAATCAGGCTCTTGCGGTTCCCTTTTTTGTTCTTTGCTGAGCTCTGGGGCCTGGTTGGAATTGTATTTTGTTTTTGTATTTTGTTGACCCATTTAATCAGACTTGATTCTCTCGGACGGCCATTTTTAGAACCGCTGTATCCTCCAAGAGTGGCGGACTTAAAGGACGCATTAATCCGCTTGCCTTTTGATAAGCAGCGGATGCGTCCGGAATATTTAAGAACCGAGCAGCCTATCCGCTTCGGAAAGAAAAAAGCAAAAGTGAAAAAAGATATCGACGAATAA
- a CDS encoding GerAB/ArcD/ProY family transporter, with translation MSPFLVCYVIMAMQIGIGILGYQQFIAEGAGYDAWISVLITGLSLHVILWMIYKICETVNGDIVSAHTYVFGNILGKAISSLIILYYSAYAITVLRSYVEIIQVWMFHEMSTFLFSLGIILLVIYIIFGGFRTIVGIAFFSIVIPSYLIFIFLFSLKYSNFNNLLPIFDHSLKEFAISAKNMSLSYLGFEVVLYCYPFIKEPEKSKKWAHLGVLLTTLLYTGLAVLTFAFFSEEMLRRTIWPTFQMWRVAELPFVERLEYIGIATWLLIILPNICLAIWISSRLIKRIVNLKQKISVLLIAIVCLIVSVTFQTREEIKLLDGYISKAGFWFSYVYIPLLFMSVLIAKKVKGK, from the coding sequence ATTTCCCCTTTTCTCGTTTGTTATGTGATAATGGCTATGCAAATCGGAATTGGTATATTAGGATATCAGCAATTCATTGCCGAAGGGGCTGGCTATGATGCTTGGATTTCCGTGCTGATAACAGGCCTCAGCCTTCATGTGATTCTTTGGATGATCTACAAAATTTGCGAGACTGTGAACGGGGATATTGTTTCTGCTCATACGTATGTTTTTGGCAATATACTTGGGAAAGCAATCAGTTCCTTGATAATTTTATATTATTCTGCTTATGCCATTACTGTATTAAGGTCATATGTTGAAATAATTCAAGTATGGATGTTCCATGAAATGAGTACGTTCTTATTCTCTTTAGGAATAATACTCCTAGTTATTTATATTATATTTGGCGGTTTTCGAACGATCGTCGGCATAGCTTTTTTCAGCATTGTTATCCCATCCTACCTAATCTTTATATTTTTATTCAGTTTGAAATATTCCAATTTCAATAATCTGCTTCCCATTTTTGACCACTCGCTGAAAGAGTTTGCTATTAGCGCCAAAAATATGTCACTAAGCTATTTAGGATTTGAAGTCGTTCTATACTGTTACCCTTTTATTAAAGAACCGGAAAAATCAAAAAAGTGGGCACATCTTGGTGTATTGTTAACCACTTTGTTATATACCGGTTTGGCTGTTCTTACATTCGCCTTTTTTTCTGAAGAAATGCTTAGGAGGACCATTTGGCCAACTTTCCAAATGTGGAGAGTTGCAGAATTGCCGTTTGTTGAAAGATTAGAATATATAGGGATTGCAACCTGGCTCTTAATTATTCTTCCAAATATTTGTTTAGCGATTTGGATTTCAAGCAGGTTAATAAAACGAATAGTCAATCTCAAACAAAAGATCAGTGTACTTCTTATCGCAATCGTTTGTTTAATCGTCTCTGTTACTTTTCAGACGAGAGAAGAAATTAAGCTACTTGATGGCTATATCTCCAAGGCGGGTTTTTGGTTTTCATATGTTTATATTCCCCTTCTGTTTATGTCCGTCTTAATTGCAAAGAAGGTGAAAGGCAAATGA
- a CDS encoding Ger(x)C family spore germination protein has product MRIKHNLCFMLCILFLSGCLNKEVVDDVSFKLASGYDYVNEKEVRGTFLVPEFLPDKTIKNVTYSAVSRGPFEVSKEIQKKVSDPIVRGSLEGILFGNDLAKKGIKDLLDSFERDASIGGRLNLGVTEGDAKDVLEGEYGNRGNAVYLSRLFEHNMEHQDLPESNLKIFLSDYYQKGKDGYLPLLKKSSKKNIEINGLCLFKEDKVVDELSVDKLFFFKLMTDQYNEGTTNVGANGNKASIEIISSKNKMKLIGRNPYKIELNIKLKGEITDYTGNQLTRKIKDNIEKTMEKDIKEQCSKLISRFREKNIDPIGFGAFVKSRTRNFDFSKWDDEYQNLTVDVNTKVILAEEGVIE; this is encoded by the coding sequence ATGAGAATAAAGCACAATTTATGTTTTATGCTTTGTATTCTTTTTTTATCAGGCTGTCTTAATAAAGAAGTCGTTGATGATGTCAGTTTTAAACTAGCAAGTGGTTATGATTATGTAAATGAGAAGGAAGTGCGCGGGACATTCCTAGTGCCTGAATTTTTGCCCGATAAAACGATTAAAAATGTTACATATTCTGCAGTTTCCCGTGGACCATTTGAAGTAAGTAAAGAGATACAGAAGAAAGTGTCAGACCCGATTGTCCGAGGAAGCCTTGAAGGGATCCTTTTTGGAAATGATCTCGCTAAAAAAGGGATCAAAGATCTCCTCGATTCTTTTGAAAGAGATGCAAGTATTGGGGGAAGACTAAATTTAGGGGTAACGGAAGGGGACGCGAAAGATGTTCTTGAAGGGGAATACGGGAACAGAGGAAATGCAGTTTACCTGTCCCGCCTATTTGAACACAACATGGAACACCAAGATTTGCCTGAATCCAATTTAAAGATTTTCTTATCGGATTATTATCAAAAAGGCAAAGACGGCTACTTGCCTCTTTTAAAAAAAAGTAGTAAAAAAAATATCGAAATTAACGGACTCTGCTTATTTAAAGAAGACAAAGTAGTAGATGAGCTTTCCGTTGATAAATTATTTTTCTTTAAATTAATGACCGATCAATATAATGAAGGTACCACTAATGTTGGAGCTAACGGCAATAAAGCTTCGATAGAAATCATTTCATCAAAGAATAAAATGAAATTAATCGGAAGAAATCCATATAAAATCGAACTAAACATAAAATTAAAAGGCGAAATAACGGATTATACCGGAAATCAATTAACCAGGAAAATAAAGGATAACATTGAAAAAACAATGGAAAAAGACATAAAAGAACAATGTTCAAAGTTAATTTCCAGGTTCCGAGAAAAAAACATTGACCCAATCGGATTCGGCGCATTTGTCAAAAGCAGGACAAGAAACTTCGATTTTTCAAAATGGGATGATGAATATCAAAACCTGACAGTCGATGTAAATACAAAAGTCATTCTTGCCGAAGAAGGAGTCATTGAATAA
- the rodA gene encoding rod shape-determining protein RodA, whose translation MTSKQNSNSRLDYGLVSILLLLFLASCVAIYSAQMTGQYHENFLLKQILWYIVGCGIIAAVITLDSDQLKKISWYAYGFGLFLLGFLIVAPSSIAPVINGAKSWFKVPGMGSLQPSEFVKVFIILTLARVIEEHHQKYRLKTTQTDFMLLIKIGIVTMVPLMLVMQQPDLGTSLVFIAIMLGMIFISGISWKILVPIFGTVVSLICIIFYFVLWKPDILEKYLGVKQYQFGRIYSWIDPYNYQSTAGYQLTKSLLAIGSGQTTGKGFGTRDVYLPESHTDFIFSIIGEEFGFIGASVLVSLFFLLIYQITKIGMETKNPFYTYVCVGVISMITFHVFQNIGMTIGLLPITGIPLPFISYGGSSLMGNMLAVGLIFSIRYHNKKYMFSTTT comes from the coding sequence ATGACTTCGAAACAAAATTCAAACTCCAGACTTGATTATGGTCTTGTTTCTATATTATTGCTATTATTTCTAGCCAGTTGTGTAGCAATCTACAGCGCACAAATGACCGGACAATACCACGAAAATTTTCTGTTGAAGCAAATCTTATGGTATATAGTTGGCTGCGGCATTATTGCGGCCGTTATTACATTAGACTCTGACCAGTTGAAAAAAATATCTTGGTACGCCTATGGTTTTGGTCTGTTTTTGCTTGGATTTCTAATTGTCGCCCCAAGCAGTATAGCCCCGGTTATCAATGGGGCAAAAAGCTGGTTTAAAGTTCCGGGAATGGGATCTCTCCAGCCGTCGGAATTTGTAAAAGTATTTATAATATTGACACTGGCAAGAGTAATTGAGGAACATCATCAAAAATATCGGCTGAAAACAACTCAGACCGATTTTATGCTTCTCATAAAAATTGGAATCGTAACAATGGTTCCTCTTATGCTTGTTATGCAGCAGCCCGATCTTGGAACTTCGCTTGTTTTTATTGCAATTATGCTTGGAATGATCTTTATTTCCGGTATTTCATGGAAAATATTGGTGCCGATCTTTGGGACGGTTGTTTCTCTTATTTGCATCATCTTTTACTTTGTACTATGGAAACCTGATATTCTTGAAAAATATCTAGGGGTAAAACAGTATCAGTTCGGCCGAATTTATTCTTGGATCGATCCATACAATTATCAAAGTACAGCCGGCTATCAATTAACTAAGTCTTTATTAGCGATAGGCTCGGGACAGACAACCGGCAAAGGGTTTGGAACAAGGGATGTATATTTGCCTGAAAGCCATACAGACTTTATATTCAGTATTATCGGGGAAGAGTTTGGATTTATCGGAGCAAGTGTGCTTGTCAGTTTGTTTTTCTTGTTAATTTATCAAATAACGAAAATTGGAATGGAGACGAAAAATCCATTTTACACATATGTGTGTGTAGGAGTTATTAGCATGATCACGTTTCACGTCTTCCAAAACATCGGGATGACAATCGGACTTCTTCCGATTACTGGAATTCCGCTGCCATTTATCAGCTACGGGGGAAGTTCATTAATGGGCAATATGCTCGCAGTCGGCCTCATATTTTCAATACGTTATCACAATAAAAAGTATATGTTTTCAACGACAACATAA
- a CDS encoding aldo/keto reductase — MKKTLQGTTVLHNGVKMPYFGLGVYKVENGDQVVNTVKTALDLGYRLIDTASLYENEEGVGQAIKESGIPREEIFVTSKVWNDDQGYDSTLRAFEKSLKKLDLEYIDLYLIHWAVKEKYLDTWKALVQLYKEGRVRAIGVSNFQIHHLQDIMDHFDEIPTVNQVELHPLLSQEELRSFCNQHQIKVEAWSPLARGRIFDHPTLKSLGEKYGKSPAQIILRWHLQNDVIVIPKSVHPERLKENADIFDFELTSEDMAAINALNENKRFGKDPDNFQF; from the coding sequence ATGAAAAAAACGCTTCAAGGGACGACAGTCTTACATAATGGTGTGAAGATGCCTTATTTTGGCTTAGGAGTTTATAAAGTTGAAAATGGGGATCAAGTAGTAAATACAGTAAAAACTGCCCTTGATTTAGGGTATCGCTTAATTGATACGGCTTCATTATATGAAAATGAAGAAGGTGTAGGGCAAGCGATTAAAGAAAGCGGCATACCAAGAGAAGAAATATTTGTCACATCTAAAGTGTGGAATGATGACCAAGGTTATGATTCTACGTTGCGTGCTTTTGAAAAAAGCTTAAAAAAGCTTGATTTAGAATATATCGATTTATATTTAATTCATTGGGCAGTAAAAGAAAAATATTTAGACACGTGGAAAGCATTGGTTCAATTGTATAAAGAGGGAAGAGTACGGGCGATTGGAGTCAGCAATTTTCAAATTCATCATTTACAAGATATTATGGATCATTTTGATGAAATACCAACCGTTAATCAAGTAGAACTCCATCCTTTATTATCGCAAGAAGAATTGCGTTCATTTTGTAATCAACATCAAATTAAAGTCGAAGCATGGTCGCCGCTTGCTAGAGGAAGAATTTTTGATCACCCAACATTAAAAAGTCTTGGCGAAAAATATGGAAAATCACCGGCTCAAATTATTTTGCGCTGGCATCTACAAAACGATGTGATTGTCATTCCAAAATCTGTTCATCCTGAAAGACTAAAGGAAAATGCAGATATATTTGATTTTGAATTAACAAGTGAAGATATGGCAGCAATCAATGCATTAAACGAAAATAAACGGTTTGGCAAAGACCCAGATAATTTTCAATTTTAA
- a CDS encoding processed acidic surface protein — translation MNRIKILLLSFIVLFGIFPNASFAAPPDDELAAFLKETNWTKEELNDHLEYFWDMSIDDFETIDELKDFLGEPITEENLQKLLTEYGFANEEELVAFLVENGEMEAGENIRDVFRYYDALDSTVSYYKDTGTEITDENLQELIDKYGLKTKENLIELLKKNDDSLENYQYIEDLDLMVSIYLGVAEIPGKGEISQMLADLGITDKEIEALMTHFMSLNLEDPAFLDKMMELGNRMTALGDFESANDLSEEQLTELTSIMREMMDLFQMDAKFFLVKGNDRIALSTDELMKLEDTKGRDLLIELYNTKGDFLADILITANMFSSELLKDTASDLNQAEEIIKKQEPLIEKTLKTHKSHKTIKTIKGGKLPNTAGNYVEGILAGLALIASGALMFRKRNVKLS, via the coding sequence TTGAACCGTATAAAAATCTTATTACTTTCTTTTATTGTATTATTTGGCATTTTCCCTAATGCAAGCTTTGCCGCACCACCTGATGACGAGTTAGCAGCTTTTCTTAAAGAAACAAATTGGACAAAAGAAGAACTTAACGACCATCTTGAATATTTTTGGGATATGAGCATTGACGATTTTGAAACAATCGATGAATTAAAAGATTTTCTTGGCGAACCAATTACAGAAGAAAATCTTCAGAAGCTTCTGACTGAATATGGATTTGCAAATGAAGAAGAATTGGTTGCCTTTCTAGTTGAAAACGGTGAAATGGAAGCTGGAGAAAATATTCGTGATGTTTTTCGATACTATGATGCATTAGATTCTACTGTCTCTTATTACAAAGATACTGGAACGGAAATTACCGACGAAAATCTTCAAGAATTAATTGACAAGTATGGGCTAAAAACAAAAGAAAATTTAATTGAACTTTTAAAGAAAAATGATGATTCTCTTGAAAACTATCAATATATTGAAGATCTTGATTTAATGGTTTCAATCTATCTTGGCGTTGCCGAGATCCCCGGCAAGGGTGAAATCTCACAAATGCTTGCGGATTTGGGCATAACAGATAAAGAAATCGAAGCACTCATGACCCACTTCATGTCTTTAAATTTGGAAGATCCGGCATTTTTAGATAAAATGATGGAGCTTGGAAATCGAATGACTGCTTTAGGTGATTTTGAAAGTGCCAATGATCTTTCAGAAGAGCAGCTTACCGAGCTTACGAGCATTATGAGGGAAATGATGGATCTTTTCCAAATGGACGCTAAATTTTTCCTTGTAAAAGGAAATGACAGAATAGCTCTTTCAACAGATGAATTGATGAAATTAGAAGATACAAAAGGCCGCGACCTGTTAATTGAGTTATACAACACCAAAGGTGATTTTCTTGCAGATATACTGATTACGGCTAACATGTTCAGTTCCGAACTGCTCAAAGATACTGCTTCCGATTTGAATCAAGCAGAAGAAATCATAAAAAAACAAGAACCACTAATAGAAAAAACACTTAAAACACATAAATCACATAAAACAATCAAAACCATAAAAGGCGGTAAATTGCCGAACACAGCCGGAAATTATGTTGAGGGCATTCTTGCCGGGCTAGCTCTTATTGCATCAGGCGCACTCATGTTCCGGAAGCGGAACGTGAAGCTTTCATGA
- a CDS encoding class D sortase, translated as MTRNIRFVLGAAAIIAGAWLLLSNIQPFFTATKSNHAKEEVVQAKDSIQKTKTEENVLYPHRPKLGEKIGELYIPKISSTLPIIHGTNEEELEKGVGHFAGSVLPGEDDNSVLSGHRDTVFRKLGKVGIGDLLIVTTSAGEFTYKVRKVRIVDADDKTVIVPKPRATLTVTTCYPFHFIGDAPERYVLVADLVKK; from the coding sequence ATGACCCGGAACATTCGATTTGTTCTGGGTGCAGCAGCCATTATTGCCGGTGCCTGGCTGCTGCTTTCAAATATCCAGCCATTTTTTACAGCCACAAAATCGAACCATGCGAAAGAAGAAGTTGTTCAAGCAAAAGATTCTATACAAAAAACGAAAACAGAAGAGAATGTTTTGTACCCACATCGTCCAAAACTAGGAGAAAAAATAGGAGAACTATACATTCCAAAAATCTCAAGCACACTCCCAATCATTCACGGAACAAATGAAGAGGAACTGGAAAAAGGTGTCGGTCATTTTGCCGGCAGCGTTCTTCCAGGTGAAGATGATAATTCAGTTCTTTCCGGACACCGTGATACTGTTTTCCGGAAGCTTGGTAAAGTTGGCATAGGAGACTTGTTAATTGTCACTACTTCTGCAGGAGAATTTACGTATAAAGTCCGAAAAGTCCGGATTGTTGATGCAGATGATAAAACGGTTATTGTCCCGAAACCGAGGGCAACTTTAACAGTAACAACTTGCTATCCGTTTCATTTTATCGGAGATGCTCCTGAAAGATATGTGTTAGTAGCTGACTTAGTTAAAAAATAA
- a CDS encoding SDR family oxidoreductase → MKILVVGANGQIGKRLVQLIIESNKHTAKAMIRKEEQAKFFQELGVETAVVSLEDSVEKIADAAKGCDAIVFTAGSGGHTGYDKTLLVDLDGAVKTIEAAEKVGIKRFVMVSSFQAHNRENWQESIKPYYVAKHYADRMLEQSELTYTIIRPGWLKNEPGTGKIIVAENLKEGSIPREDVARTIFAALDEENTFYRSFDLMSGDIPISDALKNL, encoded by the coding sequence ATGAAGATCCTTGTTGTTGGAGCGAATGGACAAATTGGAAAACGACTCGTTCAGTTAATCATAGAAAGTAATAAACACACTGCCAAAGCAATGATTCGAAAAGAAGAACAAGCAAAATTTTTCCAAGAATTAGGCGTTGAAACCGCAGTGGTAAGCTTGGAAGATAGTGTTGAAAAAATTGCTGATGCTGCAAAAGGCTGTGATGCAATCGTCTTTACCGCAGGTTCAGGCGGGCACACAGGATACGACAAAACACTTTTAGTTGATCTTGACGGAGCTGTTAAAACGATCGAAGCTGCTGAAAAAGTGGGAATTAAAAGATTTGTAATGGTCAGTTCGTTCCAGGCTCATAATAGAGAAAATTGGCAAGAATCAATCAAACCTTACTATGTTGCCAAACATTATGCTGACAGAATGCTGGAACAAAGTGAATTAACATATACGATTATTCGTCCCGGATGGCTTAAAAATGAACCCGGTACAGGAAAAATTATTGTTGCCGAAAATTTAAAAGAAGGATCAATCCCTCGTGAAGATGTAGCTCGTACAATATTTGCCGCACTTGATGAAGAAAATACCTTTTACCGTTCATTTGACCTTATGTCAGGTGATATTCCGATTTCTGATGCATTAAAAAATTTATAA
- a CDS encoding cation diffusion facilitator family transporter — protein sequence MGHSHSHSHSHNHGHNVNKRALRISFFLIASYMIIEVVGGMMTNSLALLSDAGHMLSDAAALGLSYLATTFGERKANKFKTYGYKRIEILAAFINGLTLIGISIYIFWEAYNRFLQPPSIMSSGMFIVSVIGFIVNMLAAFILLKGDTSENLNIRSAFLHVLGDLLGSAGAITASLLIMFFGWNIADPFASVFVAVLIIISACRVTRDATHILMEGAPSNIDVAKVQKTLEALKNVIGVHDLHVWSISSDMPSLSCHIVVKNEQNSQTVLQEAKKVLHEKFDIHHSTIQIDTEDNPCEQSGHCN from the coding sequence ATGGGCCATTCTCACTCGCATAGTCATTCACATAACCACGGGCACAATGTTAATAAAAGAGCATTAAGAATTTCTTTTTTTCTTATTGCTTCCTACATGATCATTGAAGTTGTTGGCGGAATGATGACAAACAGCCTTGCGCTTTTGTCTGATGCGGGTCATATGTTAAGTGATGCAGCGGCTCTTGGGTTAAGCTACTTGGCGACAACATTTGGCGAAAGAAAAGCGAACAAATTTAAAACATACGGATATAAACGGATCGAGATATTAGCTGCTTTTATAAATGGTCTTACTCTTATTGGCATTTCCATTTATATTTTTTGGGAAGCTTATAACCGGTTTTTGCAGCCGCCAAGCATTATGAGTTCAGGAATGTTTATCGTTTCAGTTATCGGATTCATTGTAAACATGTTAGCCGCCTTTATTTTATTAAAAGGAGATACATCAGAGAATCTTAATATTCGGAGTGCATTTCTTCATGTTTTAGGTGATTTGCTTGGTTCCGCCGGGGCGATTACAGCTTCACTTCTTATTATGTTTTTCGGCTGGAATATAGCCGATCCATTTGCCAGTGTGTTCGTTGCTGTTTTGATCATTATCAGTGCTTGCCGGGTCACACGGGATGCCACACATATATTGATGGAAGGAGCACCTTCGAATATAGACGTAGCAAAAGTTCAAAAGACGCTTGAAGCTTTAAAAAATGTTATTGGCGTTCATGACCTTCATGTTTGGTCTATATCCTCAGACATGCCTTCATTGAGCTGCCATATTGTCGTAAAAAATGAACAAAACAGCCAGACAGTTTTACAAGAGGCGAAAAAAGTTCTTCATGAAAAGTTTGATATTCATCATTCTACCATTCAGATTGACACAGAGGACAATCCATGCGAGCAATCAGGACATTGCAATTAA
- a CDS encoding ArsR/SmtB family transcription factor, which produces MKEHDVCEVTCVDEERVSRVKSRIKNESPSEVASIFKALSDETSIKIAYALSIEKELCVCDVANIVEASTATASHHLRMLSKLGLAKNRKEGKLVYYSLDDDHVKQLIDIAFAHQKEGKSEGI; this is translated from the coding sequence TTGAAAGAGCACGACGTTTGCGAAGTTACTTGTGTCGATGAGGAGAGGGTTAGCAGGGTTAAAAGCAGGATAAAAAATGAAAGCCCGTCTGAAGTAGCCAGTATTTTTAAGGCTCTTTCAGATGAAACAAGTATTAAAATTGCCTATGCTCTTTCAATAGAAAAAGAATTATGTGTTTGTGATGTCGCAAATATTGTTGAAGCATCAACCGCAACAGCCTCCCATCATTTGCGAATGCTAAGTAAACTCGGGCTTGCAAAGAATCGGAAAGAGGGGAAGCTTGTCTATTATTCCCTCGATGATGATCACGTTAAACAGTTAATTGATATTGCCTTTGCCCATCAAAAGGAGGGAAAAAGCGAGGGCATTTGA
- a CDS encoding helix-turn-helix domain-containing protein, whose product MIVYKAYKFRIYPNKKQMELINKTIGCSRFVFNFFLTKITEDYFGVRRNLPLQTDRKVVKR is encoded by the coding sequence ATGATCGTCTACAAAGCCTATAAATTTCGTATCTATCCAAACAAAAAACAAATGGAACTCATTAATAAAACGATTGGCTGTTCTAGATTCGTGTTCAACTTCTTTCTTACTAAGATAACCGAAGATTACTTCGGTGTTCGTAGGAATCTCCCGCTTCAAACAGACCGTAAGGTCGTTAAGCGGTGA
- the corA gene encoding magnesium/cobalt transporter CorA, with translation MLRTIAVDHQMQLIKDVSINDLTSGDFIWYWIDFNQPTEDETDLLRTPLNFHPLAIEDCIHKLQRPKLDYYEDHTFFVTHSLNPETFSKEEINIFVADNFIVTYHHQDSLEINEVWDRVFFSNNPGQWDPYLVLYHVLDKLVDNYFPVVYQIEDTLNEIDENSKNRSMEALLDDLYETRHQLLALRHTVTPMRDLIYRMLNSHRLTEIKKRSEYFSDIHDHLLKLTEMIESNRELTTDIRDSYLSLNSHETNRVMKVLTVITTIFMPLTLIAGIYGMNFEHMPELKWKYGYFGTLLFMFVIGFGMFFTFKKKGWFK, from the coding sequence ATGCTGCGGACTATTGCTGTAGATCATCAAATGCAATTGATTAAGGACGTGTCGATTAATGATTTAACATCAGGAGATTTTATTTGGTATTGGATCGATTTCAACCAGCCAACGGAAGATGAAACGGACCTGTTGCGAACGCCGCTGAATTTTCATCCCCTCGCAATTGAAGATTGTATACATAAACTGCAGCGGCCAAAACTCGATTATTATGAAGATCATACCTTTTTTGTCACACACAGCCTTAATCCAGAAACATTTTCAAAAGAAGAAATTAACATATTTGTTGCGGATAATTTCATTGTTACTTATCATCATCAAGATTCCCTTGAAATAAATGAAGTTTGGGACCGTGTTTTCTTTTCGAATAATCCGGGGCAATGGGATCCATATTTAGTTTTGTACCACGTTCTTGATAAATTGGTCGATAACTATTTTCCGGTCGTTTACCAGATTGAAGATACATTAAACGAAATTGATGAAAATTCCAAGAATCGATCAATGGAAGCGCTGCTCGATGATTTGTATGAAACAAGGCATCAATTGCTAGCTTTAAGACATACAGTGACACCGATGCGAGACTTGATTTATCGGATGCTTAACTCCCATCGTTTAACAGAAATTAAGAAGCGAAGCGAATATTTTTCTGATATACATGACCATTTACTTAAGCTTACAGAAATGATTGAATCGAATCGAGAACTAACGACGGATATTCGGGACAGCTATCTTTCCTTAAACTCGCATGAAACAAATCGTGTGATGAAAGTATTGACAGTCATCACGACGATTTTTATGCCTTTAACTTTGATAGCCGGAATTTACGGAATGAATTTTGAACACATGCCTGAATTAAAATGGAAATACGGTTATTTTGGCACCCTTTTGTTCATGTTCGTAATCGGATTTGGCATGTTTTTCACTTTTAAAAAGAAAGGCTGGTTTAAATAG